In Clostridium omnivorum, the DNA window ACCATTCTTGGTGGAGAAATACTACAAACCTTGCTAAGCTTTATTTTCAGACGTGTAGGACCATCTGGACAATCACTAATGGAAACAAATAAATATACTTTTCCAAGTAATGAAGCTTTTATGGCTGTTGCTGCATATGGATTCTTATGTTTTATTATATTACGCCACACTAAGAAAAATTGGCTTCGAACGGCATCAGCAGCATTAACTATAACTATTTGTTTCCTTGCAGGCTTAAGTACAGTATTTTATCAATTTCAATATCCCAGTGATGTATATGCTGGATATGTTTTTGGTGGAGTATGGTTAACTTTAAATATAGTCTTATTGGAGATTTATAGAATGATGCATAAAATGGAAAAATAATTATTAGTATGTTAATATTAGTTTAGAAAATCACTTTAATTTTACTATGGTTTATTATGTTTAAACTAAAAAGTTGGGTGTCTATGAAATTAAAGAAGATTACTAACTTAATAATCATTATCTTGAGTTTCTGTTTTATCATAGGTATTGGAGCGTTCATTTATAATTCTGTAATTACTTACAAAATTAATAAAGACTTTAAGAGTATACCATTGCAGTTTAATGCTGATGATTCCTCTTCTACATATCATACTCAAAATTCTCAGATTACCATTTATGGTGGTTTTGTGAAGGGGATACAAAAGGATAAAAACAATATTCAAAAAACAATCTATTGATACCATATGGATATGGATTAGTGATATTTGTAAATATGCAGTTAAACGCTTTAAAGAGTTATTTATCGGTAGGGATAAAGATAATATATAAAAACTTAGAAACAATCAGCCTTTTGTGTGATATTTGTTATTATGTTGTATAGTAATTGTATGTAATAAATACTTCTATATAATTTTAATTAGGGAGCTTAATAATAACATTAATAGGAGATGAAAATATATATGGATATAAAGTACACTGTCCCTTCAGCTAATGAATATATTTCTTTAAGATTGAGAACAGGAATGGGAACAAAGCATATGTTAAAAACAGAAACAGCCCTAAAAAATTCACTGTTTATTGTTACTCTATGGGATGAGGACAAGTTAATTGGATTTGGGAGAATTGTGGGGGACCAAGGGATAACCTATGTGGTTTCTGATATAATGGTGGATCCAGACTATCAGGGCAAAGGATATGCAAAAATAATTATGCAGGAAATTGATAATTATTTAGATCAGAATACTGATGAGCATGCATATGTATGTTTAATTGCCAATAAACCGGCTGATAAGCTATATTCTCAATTTAGTTTTGAATACGTAGAACCTAAGAGCTGCGGGATGAAAAGAAAGCAAAAAAGATAAAGTGATATTTGAATTATACTAGGAATATACTAGCAATTAATAAGTAAACTGTTATAACTTTAATTTATGTCTAGAAAGGTTAGAAAGGGTGGAATAGGAAGTGCTACATAAGGTAAAGCAGTGGCCTCAGATGATGACCTTTACAATAGGACTTGGCTTAGTTTTAATAGGAAGTGCATTTACATCTGACTATTTAATTAGATTAATTGGTGGTATTCTTATAAGTTTAGGATTTCTTTTTATTTTTATTGCATCTGATAGAATTCACATAAAATCAGAGAAGTAAGATCTTAAAATTAATCCAACACAAAAGTTATTTGGAGGTTATTATGAAAAATTTAATTGTTTACTATTCACTTGAAGGTGATACTGATATGATTGCGCAAGAATTAGCAAAGAAAATACATGCAGATATTATTAGATTAATTCCCAAAAAGCAAATTCCTACAGGAAAATTCACAAAGTTTTTTTGGGGAGGCAAAAGTGTAATTTTTAATGAAAAGCCAAAATTGACTAATGGTAAAATTGCAGTAGAGAATTATGATACTATTATTATTGGAACACCTATTTGGGCTGGATCTTTTGCTGCCCCTATCATGTCATTTATATCTGAAAATAATATTCAAGGTAAGGAAATATATTTGTTTGCCTGCCATGCCGGTGGTGGTGCAGAAAAATGTTTTGAGAAATTACAAAATAAATTAGCTGGTAACACAATAAAAGGAACTGTTGACTTTATCGAACCAATTAAAGGTATGGATGCCACTTCAAATGAAAAATTTCAGCATTTTTATGAAGAAATAATAAGAAATAAAAAATAAGTATATAAAGGACTTACTCTTTTAGATAAGTCCCATTTTATTTATTATGATATAATTAAAGAGATGAAATTATTTACTATTTAGCGTTATGAGGAGAAAGGATATGACTTATAAAAACATAATTGTACGTGATAAAAAACTATACGAAGTTTTGAGAATAAATTGTAAAAGATGCTTTGGCTTTTGCTGTGTTGCATTGTATTTTTCTGCTTCAGAAGGTTTTCCAACTGATAAAGATGCTGGCATACCCTGCATAAACCTACAAGAGGGTTTTACTTGTGCTATACATAAAAACCTTAGAGAGAATGGACTTAAAGGTTGTATAGCTTATGACTGTTTTGGTGCAGGGCAAAAGGTAGCACAAGTTACATACAGAGGAGAACACTGGCTGAAAAAACCTGAATTAGAAAAAGAAATGTTTCAGGTATTTTTAATTATGAGGCAACTTCACGAAATGCTGTGGTATTTAACAGAAGCACTTATGCTGCAAGGTAATAGTATAACGAAAAATACACTAAGCCAATTAATAAAAGAAACAGAAGGGCTTACTAACCTAGACGCAGGCTCACTCTTAGAAATAAACTTAGAGGCGCATAGACAAAAGGTTAATTCCCTACTTCAACAGACTAGCGAACATATCAGATTCATAGTGACAAGTGGACAAAAAAATACTTTGAAATCTAAAAAAAGAATTGCCGGAAGACTAGATTTAATTGGTGCAGACCTTAGAAGAACTAATCTTAGAGGAGCTGATTTAAGAGGAGCATTGCTTATTGCGGCAAATCTAAGTGGAAATGACTTAAGTGGGGCTGATCTTATTGGAGCAGATTTGCGTGACGCAGATATAAGAGATGCTAACCTTTCAGATAGCTTATTTATTACTCAATCTCAGATTAATTCTGCTAGGGGAAACTCAAATACAAGGCTTCCTGTATCATTAACACCACCAGAATATTGGGACAGATAGCATACTTTTTACTAAACTAATTTTAATGAATATTAAGTAAAAAAGTATTATATACTAAAATGGAGTCTTATTAATAGGCTCTATTTTTATAACTAAAGCATGTTTTATTTATAATATAATTTACAAAATATGGTTTTGATGATATAATATAACATATATCCGATATAATGTATCATATATTTATCATTATGCAATATATATTTATAGTGATATATAATAAAAAGCATGAAATTATAATATTTTATATTAAAGGGAACTAGGTGAAACTCCTAAACCCTCCAGCTGAAGTAAAATGTTTATTTGTTTTGTCATGCCCTTTAACAGAAATGCTAAGGGGTATTATTTTTTGTGACGAAAAATAATAATATTAGGGGGAATAAAGATGGCAGGGACAATTACTGAAAAAATCTTGAAGAAGCATATTGCTGAAGGTATACCAAAAGCTGGTGAGGAAGTGGCAATTATAATTGACCATACATTAACTCAGGATGCAACAGGAACAATGGCATATTTACAATTTGAAGTTATTGGCATAAATAGGATTAAAACTGAGCTCAGCGTAAGCTTTGTAGATCACAATACGCTGCAGACAGATTTTAAAAATCCTGATGATCACCGTTATTTACAAACTGTTGCAGCTAAATATGGTCTCTATTTTTCAAGGCCAGGAAATGGTATATGTCATCAAGTATTTTTAGAAAGATTTGCTTGCCCAGGAAAGACATTAATCGGTTCAGATAGTCATACACCAACTGCAGGTGGAATTGGCTCCTTTGCAATAGGTGCAGGAGGTCTTGATGTAGCAGTTTCAATGGCTGGAGAAACCTTTAAACTTAAATATCCTAAAGTAGTTGGTGTCAAGCTTTCAGGAAAGCTTCAAGAATGGGTTTCCGCAAAAGACGTAATTCTAGAGGTGCTAAGGCGTATAAATGTTAATGGAGGAGTAGGAAAAGTTCTTGAATATTGTGGTGATGGGGTTAAGAATTTAAGTGTTCCTGACAGGGCTACTATAACAAATATGGGAACTGAAACTGGATGCACAACAAGTATTTTCCCTAGTGATGAAATTACGAGAGAATTTCTAAAGGGGCAAGGTAGAGAAAATCAATGGGTAGAAATAATACCTGATGAAAATGCTGACTATGATGAAATTATAGAAATCAATTTGAATGAAGTTGAACCTATGGTAGCTCTTCCTCACAGCCCAGGAAATGTGAAAAAAGTAGCTGAGATTGCTGGATTAAAGGTTGATCAGGTATCAATTGGTTCTTGTACAAATTCATCCTTAAGAGACCTTATAATTGTAGCCAAAGCTATAAAAGGAAAGACAGTTTCAGAGAATCTGCATATGACTATAAGTGCTGGCTCAAGACAGGTTGTGGAACACCTTATTGAAAGCGGAGATATGAAACATCTTGTTAATGCTGGTGCAAGGATGCTTGAAAACACCTGTGGTCCTTGTATTGGAATGGGATCAGCACCTTGTTCTAAGGGGATTTCTGTAAGAACTTTTAATAGAAATTTTGAAGGAAGAAGTGGTACTAAAGATGCTAAAACTTACTTAGTAAGTCCTGAAACAGCTGTTGCTACTGCAATTACAGGAGTTTTGACTGACCCTAGAACTCTTGGAAAGTATCCTGAATTCGAAATGCCTCATAAATTTATAGTTAATGACAATATGATAATTAAACCTCTTCCACTTGAGAAGGCTAAGAAAGTTCAAGTGCAATTTGGTCCTAATATAGCACCTTTACCTGATTTCTTTCCACTTGAAGATGAACTTTCTGGTGAAGCATTGATTAAACTCCAAGATAATATTACTACAGATCATATAATGCCAGCAGGTGCTAAAATACTCCCTCTACGCAGCAATGTGCCTGAAATATCTAAGCATATTTTTGAGGCTGTTGATAGTAATTTCTATGAGCGAGCAAAAGAAAAAAATGGTGGATTTATTGTAGCTGGTGACAATTATGGCCAGGGTTCAAGCCGTGAACATGCAGCACTTGCACCAAAATACCTAGGAGTTAAAGCAGTTATAGTAAAATCCTTTGCTAGAATTCACCTTGCAAATCTTATTAATTTTGGAATTGTACCATTGACCTTTAAAAATCCGGAAGACTATGAAAAAATTGATGTAGGCGATGAATTAATAATTACAATTGGTGACTTAATGGGTAAAATTATATTAAAAAATGTTACAAAGAATATAGAAATCCAGGTTACACATGCACTTTCAGAATCAGATGCGGAAATATTAAAGATGGGTGGAAAGTTATCCTGGATTAAGAGTAAAATCAAATATTAATTTTAAATAATCAGGGGGGATGAAATATGAAAATCAAGATGACAGTTCCATTAGTAGAAATGGACGGTGACGAGATGACACGTATTCTATGGGGAATGATTAAAAATACATTACTTTTACCATATATTGATTTAAAAACTGAATATTATGACCTAGGGGTTAAGGAAAGAGATAATACGGATGATCAAATTACACATGATGCAGCAGAAGCAATAAAAAAGTATGGTGTTGGTGTAAAATGTGCCACTATTACACCTAATGCAGATAGAGTTGCTGAATATAATTTAAAGAAGATGTGGAAAAGTCCTAATGGGACTATAAGATCTATACTTGATGGTACAGTTTTTCGTGAACCCATAGTAGTAAGTACAATAAAGCCTTATGTAAAAACCTGGAGAAGACCAATAATAATTGCAAGACATGCATATGGTGATGTTTATAAAGATGTAGAGTTTAAAGCAATGGAAGCAGGCAAGGCTGAACTGGTATTCACAAACACTGAGGGCAAGGAGATTTCCAGGCAGTGCATACATGAATTTAAGGGCAAGGGTGTAGTAATGGCAATGCATAACCTAGATAAATCAATTGAAAGCTTTGCAAAATCCTGTTTTAACTATGCACTGGACAAGAAAATTGATCTTTGGTTCTCTTCTAAGGACACTATTTCCAAAACCTATGATGCAAATTTCAGAGAGATATTTAATGAAGTGTATCACAGAAAATATGAGGGCATATCTTTTGAAAAAAAATTTAAGGAAGCAGGTATAACATACTTTTATACATTAATTGATGACGTTGTTGCTCGTATCATAAAATCAGAAGGTGGAATGCTTTGGGCATGCAAAAACTATGATGGTGATGTAATGTCTGATTTAGTTGCTTCTGCTTTTGGAAGTCTTGCTATGATGACATCAGTACTTGTTTCTCCAAATGGATATTTTGAATACGAGGCTTCGCATGGCACTGTTCAAAAGCATTACTACAAACATCTAAAAGGAGAGAAAACTTCAACTAATCCTATGGCTACTATCTTTGCTTGGACTGGTGCTCTTAGAAAGAGAGGAGAACTTGATGGAAATTCAGAACTTGTAAATTTTGCAAACAAGCTTGAAACTGCATGTATAGAGACCATAGATAGAGGAATTATTACAAGGGATTTAGAAATTCTATCTGAGGCTTCAAATAAGCGTATAGTAACTTCAGAAGAATGGCTCAATCTTACTGCAGAACACCTTGAAGCATTACTTAAACAAATGTAAAAATTATATTATTAAAAGGAGATAAATTAATGAGGGTTGCTATTATAGGTTATGGTGGAGTTGGAAGAGCTTTTGTACAGCTCCTATACGATAAGAAGGATTATTTAAATAGAGAAGGTCTACAAATTCAGGTGAATTATATAATTGGTAAAAATGGTGGGATTTTCAATTCAAAAGGAATAGACCTTAAAGATTTGATAGAGTATGGAGCAAGTGAAAGAGATATCACAAAATATCCTTCTGGAGGAAGTAATTATGTTTCTTTTGAAAAAATGCTTCAAAACAGGGATGTAGATGTAGTTATAGAATTGACCCCTACTAATAAAGAGACAGGGGAGCCTGCAATGACTCATATTAAGAAATCCCTTGAATGCGGTATAAATGTAGTTACTGCAAATAAGGGCCCAATTCTCTTGGCATATAAAGAGTTAAAAACCATAGCTATAAAAAATAGTGCAATTCTAGGAATCGGTTGTACTACTGGAGGTGCCCTCCCATCCATAAATGGAGGAATAATAGATCTTGCTGGTGCGGATATTCTCTCTATTGAAGGAGTTTTAAATGGAACCAGTAATTTCATTATTAATGAAATGGAGAACAGTGGATGTACTTATTTAGATGCTTTGAAAAAAGCACAACAATTAGGAATTGCAGAAACTGATCCGTCCTTGGACGTTGAAGGATGGGATACTGCAACGAAGTTAGTAATTCTTACAAATGTTTTAATGAACGAGCAAAAATCTCTAGAAGATTTATCTGTAGAGGGAATCACAAAAATTACTGCAGAAGATGTTAAAAAATGCTTACACGAAGGAAAAAAATATAAATTGCTTGGCAAAGCAGTAAAAGAAAATGGAGAAACTCATTTAACTGTTGGGCTCGAAAAATTAGATAGAACCCATCCTCTTTATGGAGTAGATGGGAAAAATAAAGCAGTACGATATATATCTGATGTTCTAGGTGATTTAACCATCATTGGCGGCGCCTCTGGAGTAATTCCTGCTGGGGCATCTATTTTAAGAGATTTGATTAATATTTATAGGGGATATAGGTTTTAAGTTAGTGCTCTATAGTTTATGTAAAGCTATAGGGCACTTATCATGAGTTATTATCAAATAATTTTGGGGGCGAAGGTATGAAATTTGTAAAAAATGCAGTAGCTGGAACTATAGAATCTAACGACATTAAGATAATAATTTCAGCTAATGAAAATGCTGGCATAGAAATTGAACTTGAAAGTGTTGTTGAAAAGCAGTTTGGTAAGCAAATTAGAAAGGTTATTAAGGAAACCTTAGAAAAACTTGAAATAGATAATGTTAAAATAGTTGCTATGGATAAAGGAGCATTGGACTATACAATCAGGTCAAGAGTTGCTTGTGCAGTTTATAGAGCTTGCGAAATTGAAGGAGACTTTAATTGGGAGGTATTTGATTAATGGAACGTTTAAGAAGAACAATGATGTTTGTTCCTGGTAACAATCCTAGTATGCTAAAGGATGCAGGAATTTATGGGGCAGACTCTCTAATGTTTGACCTTGAAGATGCAGTTGCAGTTTCCGAGAAAGACTCCGCTAGATTTTTAGTTTTTAATGCTATAAAGACAATTGATTATGGGAATACAGAGGTAGTAGTTAGAATTAATGGACTTGATAGTCCTTTTGGAAGAACAGACATTGAAGCTGTTGTAAGAGCAGGTGTACATGTAATTAGACTGCCAAAAACAGAAACAAAAGCAGATATACTTGATGTAGAACAGGTTATTGAAGAGGTAGAAAGAAAAATAGGAATAGAAGTAGGAAGCACAAAAATGATGGCAGCTATTGAAGGAGCTACAGGAGTAGTAAATGCTTATTCTATTGCGACATCAAGTAAAAGGCTTATTGGAATTGCCCTAGGGGCAGAAGATTACGTTACAAGTCTTAAAACAAAGAGATATCCTGATGGAATGGAATTATTGGGAGCTAGAAGTCATATAGTCATTGCAGCAAGAGCTGCAGGGATTTATGCATTAGATACAGTTTATTCGGATGTAGAAAATGAAGAAGGCTTTAGGAAAGAAGTTCAGCTAGTAAAACAGCTCGGTTTTGATGGCAAATCAGTTATTAATCCAAAACAAATTAAGCCAGTTCATGAAATCTTTGCTCCTACAGAGCAGGAAATAATAAAATCTATGAATATTTGCAAAGCCGCTAGAGATGCACAAAAGCATGGAATTGGAGTTATATCTTTAAATGGAAAGATGATTGATAAACCAATCATTGAGAGGGCAGAACGTGTATTGCAGCTAGCTATGGCGGTAGGTTTATATAAGGAGGGCATGGAAGATGAAGAATAGTATAGGAAGAGATATTCCTGAAAATATTGCTAAAGATAAAAGGCTATATGAAGGCGAGTTTTCCATGGATTCTACTATAGCAAAAGCTTCACCTGTGATTAAATCAGTTCATCCTGGTCAAGGCAAACTTGTTGACAATTTAGAAGAGGCCATTGTTAAATGTGGATTAAAGGATGGAATGACCATTTCTTTTCATCATCATTTTAGAGAAGGCGATTACATTTTAAATATGGTAATAGAAGTTATTGCAAAACTAGGCATAAGAAATTTGACTCTAGCATCTAGTTCGCTTAGCGTTGTACATAAACCTCTAATTAAATTTATAAAAGACGGAGTGATATCAAAGATTACTACTAGTGGCCTAAG includes these proteins:
- a CDS encoding GNAT family N-acetyltransferase; its protein translation is MDIKYTVPSANEYISLRLRTGMGTKHMLKTETALKNSLFIVTLWDEDKLIGFGRIVGDQGITYVVSDIMVDPDYQGKGYAKIIMQEIDNYLDQNTDEHAYVCLIANKPADKLYSQFSFEYVEPKSCGMKRKQKR
- a CDS encoding flavodoxin family protein, encoding MKNLIVYYSLEGDTDMIAQELAKKIHADIIRLIPKKQIPTGKFTKFFWGGKSVIFNEKPKLTNGKIAVENYDTIIIGTPIWAGSFAAPIMSFISENNIQGKEIYLFACHAGGGAEKCFEKLQNKLAGNTIKGTVDFIEPIKGMDATSNEKFQHFYEEIIRNKK
- a CDS encoding pentapeptide repeat-containing protein produces the protein MTYKNIIVRDKKLYEVLRINCKRCFGFCCVALYFSASEGFPTDKDAGIPCINLQEGFTCAIHKNLRENGLKGCIAYDCFGAGQKVAQVTYRGEHWLKKPELEKEMFQVFLIMRQLHEMLWYLTEALMLQGNSITKNTLSQLIKETEGLTNLDAGSLLEINLEAHRQKVNSLLQQTSEHIRFIVTSGQKNTLKSKKRIAGRLDLIGADLRRTNLRGADLRGALLIAANLSGNDLSGADLIGADLRDADIRDANLSDSLFITQSQINSARGNSNTRLPVSLTPPEYWDR
- a CDS encoding aconitate hydratase; the encoded protein is MAGTITEKILKKHIAEGIPKAGEEVAIIIDHTLTQDATGTMAYLQFEVIGINRIKTELSVSFVDHNTLQTDFKNPDDHRYLQTVAAKYGLYFSRPGNGICHQVFLERFACPGKTLIGSDSHTPTAGGIGSFAIGAGGLDVAVSMAGETFKLKYPKVVGVKLSGKLQEWVSAKDVILEVLRRINVNGGVGKVLEYCGDGVKNLSVPDRATITNMGTETGCTTSIFPSDEITREFLKGQGRENQWVEIIPDENADYDEIIEINLNEVEPMVALPHSPGNVKKVAEIAGLKVDQVSIGSCTNSSLRDLIIVAKAIKGKTVSENLHMTISAGSRQVVEHLIESGDMKHLVNAGARMLENTCGPCIGMGSAPCSKGISVRTFNRNFEGRSGTKDAKTYLVSPETAVATAITGVLTDPRTLGKYPEFEMPHKFIVNDNMIIKPLPLEKAKKVQVQFGPNIAPLPDFFPLEDELSGEALIKLQDNITTDHIMPAGAKILPLRSNVPEISKHIFEAVDSNFYERAKEKNGGFIVAGDNYGQGSSREHAALAPKYLGVKAVIVKSFARIHLANLINFGIVPLTFKNPEDYEKIDVGDELIITIGDLMGKIILKNVTKNIEIQVTHALSESDAEILKMGGKLSWIKSKIKY
- a CDS encoding NADP-dependent isocitrate dehydrogenase; this translates as MKIKMTVPLVEMDGDEMTRILWGMIKNTLLLPYIDLKTEYYDLGVKERDNTDDQITHDAAEAIKKYGVGVKCATITPNADRVAEYNLKKMWKSPNGTIRSILDGTVFREPIVVSTIKPYVKTWRRPIIIARHAYGDVYKDVEFKAMEAGKAELVFTNTEGKEISRQCIHEFKGKGVVMAMHNLDKSIESFAKSCFNYALDKKIDLWFSSKDTISKTYDANFREIFNEVYHRKYEGISFEKKFKEAGITYFYTLIDDVVARIIKSEGGMLWACKNYDGDVMSDLVASAFGSLAMMTSVLVSPNGYFEYEASHGTVQKHYYKHLKGEKTSTNPMATIFAWTGALRKRGELDGNSELVNFANKLETACIETIDRGIITRDLEILSEASNKRIVTSEEWLNLTAEHLEALLKQM
- a CDS encoding homoserine dehydrogenase produces the protein MRVAIIGYGGVGRAFVQLLYDKKDYLNREGLQIQVNYIIGKNGGIFNSKGIDLKDLIEYGASERDITKYPSGGSNYVSFEKMLQNRDVDVVIELTPTNKETGEPAMTHIKKSLECGINVVTANKGPILLAYKELKTIAIKNSAILGIGCTTGGALPSINGGIIDLAGADILSIEGVLNGTSNFIINEMENSGCTYLDALKKAQQLGIAETDPSLDVEGWDTATKLVILTNVLMNEQKSLEDLSVEGITKITAEDVKKCLHEGKKYKLLGKAVKENGETHLTVGLEKLDRTHPLYGVDGKNKAVRYISDVLGDLTIIGGASGVIPAGASILRDLINIYRGYRF
- the citD gene encoding citrate lyase acyl carrier protein — encoded protein: MKFVKNAVAGTIESNDIKIIISANENAGIEIELESVVEKQFGKQIRKVIKETLEKLEIDNVKIVAMDKGALDYTIRSRVACAVYRACEIEGDFNWEVFD
- the citE gene encoding citrate (pro-3S)-lyase subunit beta, whose amino-acid sequence is MERLRRTMMFVPGNNPSMLKDAGIYGADSLMFDLEDAVAVSEKDSARFLVFNAIKTIDYGNTEVVVRINGLDSPFGRTDIEAVVRAGVHVIRLPKTETKADILDVEQVIEEVERKIGIEVGSTKMMAAIEGATGVVNAYSIATSSKRLIGIALGAEDYVTSLKTKRYPDGMELLGARSHIVIAARAAGIYALDTVYSDVENEEGFRKEVQLVKQLGFDGKSVINPKQIKPVHEIFAPTEQEIIKSMNICKAARDAQKHGIGVISLNGKMIDKPIIERAERVLQLAMAVGLYKEGMEDEE